Proteins from one Planctomyces sp. SH-PL62 genomic window:
- a CDS encoding AsmA-like C-terminal region-containing protein, giving the protein MLENVQGEGTWEEGKTITGTMSGDVNQGAFQFSGSLDRIPGRPSFEGQLWADRVVLDDGMAFLRYLVPVLAGATPRIQGDLTMELYLRGDGETRELLSQTLVGNGRILIDPIQLDGTELLSEVEKSSISLPTKSRVGSLRTDFTVKDARITTSKLALNLAKTPIIISGWTDFDGRLDYRMGLEGLAERVPARAKKLLAELELDVDALSSLRLNGTVDDLKVSVLGRGAGIGSPVDDFLTPPDKQKLKLLGRKLSDKFSR; this is encoded by the coding sequence GTGTTGGAGAACGTGCAGGGCGAGGGGACCTGGGAAGAGGGCAAGACGATCACCGGCACGATGAGCGGCGACGTGAATCAGGGGGCCTTCCAGTTCTCCGGATCGCTCGACCGCATCCCCGGCCGTCCCAGCTTCGAGGGCCAACTCTGGGCGGATCGCGTCGTCCTCGACGACGGCATGGCGTTCCTCCGCTACCTCGTCCCCGTCCTGGCAGGCGCCACGCCTCGAATCCAGGGCGACCTGACGATGGAGCTTTACCTCCGGGGCGACGGCGAGACCCGCGAACTCCTCAGCCAGACGCTCGTCGGCAACGGCCGGATCCTCATCGACCCGATCCAGCTCGACGGGACTGAGCTCCTCTCCGAGGTCGAGAAGTCCTCCATCAGCCTCCCGACCAAGAGCCGGGTGGGCTCGCTGCGGACCGACTTCACGGTGAAGGACGCCCGGATCACCACGAGCAAGCTCGCGCTCAATCTCGCCAAGACCCCGATCATCATCTCCGGCTGGACTGACTTCGACGGCCGACTCGACTATCGAATGGGCCTCGAAGGGCTCGCCGAACGGGTCCCCGCTCGTGCGAAGAAACTCCTCGCCGAACTCGAGCTGGACGTCGACGCCCTCAGCAGCCTCCGCCTCAACGGCACCGTCGACGACCTCAAGGTGAGCGTCCTCGGTCGAGGCGCCGGGATCGGCTCCCCCGTCGATGATTTCCTCACCCCGCCCGACAAACAGAAGCTCAAGCTCCTGGGACGCAAGCTGAGCGACAAGTTCTCGCGGTGA
- a CDS encoding AsmA family protein, translating into MRCRWFRRLLLIPIGIVVAPALLWCLVVLVAPTNWARTHVIAALERSSGRTVHVDKLRVCFGGGLDLENLKIGAPGSASGPWLDAEKVHVDVSLFQLVRGRLDATALDVDGVKLRVQRRADGTFELADLVRAQRPAPDAPRARPRPAPRTSRSTSSAVRST; encoded by the coding sequence ATGAGATGCCGCTGGTTCCGCCGGCTCCTGCTGATCCCCATCGGGATCGTCGTCGCGCCGGCCCTGCTCTGGTGCTTGGTCGTCCTGGTCGCACCGACGAACTGGGCCAGGACGCACGTCATCGCCGCGCTGGAACGCTCCAGCGGCCGTACGGTCCACGTGGACAAGCTCCGGGTCTGCTTCGGCGGCGGCCTCGACCTGGAGAACCTCAAGATCGGCGCTCCCGGCTCGGCCAGCGGACCCTGGCTCGACGCCGAGAAGGTCCACGTCGACGTCAGCTTGTTCCAACTGGTCCGCGGACGGCTCGACGCGACGGCCCTCGACGTCGACGGCGTCAAGCTCCGGGTCCAGCGACGGGCCGACGGCACCTTCGAACTGGCCGACCTCGTCCGCGCCCAGCGACCCGCCCCCGACGCCCCCCGAGCGAGGCCTCGACCGGCCCCACGAACCTCCAGATCCACGTCCAGCGCGGTCAGGTCCACCTGA
- a CDS encoding ArnT family glycosyltransferase: MDTTPQSTEDSPRRSLSRNLRLVIVGLVLARGVVGLCVTPLFEGWDEYQHVAYIVHIQETGRRAILDETLVPSSMLAAIHHDFPQPEAARVQMPNVLKPPSYESYWRLASNGTESTTPRLAASEVPPHDLKLYQAQHSWWYYVLVSPLFQAMGGVNDLRSSVTGLRLLNLALTAGAVWIALGVVSKRVRSRRTAGWIALLIGVQPLLVMNGIRVSSDAAGVFFSVAAVAEMMTLAIDERRLVRRSCRIGVLVGLAILMKASNFAILPAMGVAWILAVARTRPAPRVAFGSVAAIGLILGALIGPDLAHNLSTYGIATPIQEALENRAKGRGFSDMYQAFREFHPVAYGRWLFGQGLFVQGNWSFVLPISELTVMHWQVLELAALGLCFPAAGLVIRRLIARARKRPLDGVGGLTMGFDSLAVPLLCLAVCVGFHAGLVYHALQSALAWGVSTTGPWYASPALPWFLVLIGVGASCWHRFVAPGFVAAIVLLSIAAEQTSWFVQMLPVYSGGAEGWAALSRITSLQVGFLSTTTCILATIVGLGLFLTAVRSISLASDGVATEPARPSWLTIGRKRERVDASAEGVPAPACRKVADHESPTVGAVDHETRR, from the coding sequence ATGGACACGACGCCGCAATCGACCGAGGACTCCCCGCGGCGCTCGCTGTCGCGCAACCTCCGACTCGTCATCGTGGGCCTGGTCCTCGCTCGGGGAGTGGTCGGCCTCTGCGTGACGCCCCTGTTCGAGGGGTGGGACGAATACCAGCACGTCGCCTACATCGTCCACATTCAGGAGACGGGACGACGAGCGATCCTCGACGAGACGCTCGTACCGTCGAGCATGCTCGCGGCGATCCATCACGACTTCCCCCAGCCGGAAGCCGCGCGGGTGCAGATGCCGAACGTCCTCAAGCCGCCGTCGTATGAATCCTACTGGCGGCTCGCATCGAACGGGACCGAGTCGACGACGCCCCGCCTCGCCGCGTCCGAGGTGCCGCCGCATGATCTGAAGCTGTATCAGGCCCAGCATTCGTGGTGGTACTACGTCCTGGTCTCGCCGTTGTTCCAGGCCATGGGCGGGGTGAACGACCTGCGATCGTCCGTGACCGGCCTGCGGCTCTTGAACCTCGCGCTCACCGCCGGAGCCGTCTGGATCGCCCTGGGAGTCGTCTCGAAGCGGGTCCGCAGCCGCCGGACGGCCGGCTGGATCGCCCTCCTGATCGGCGTCCAGCCGCTCCTGGTGATGAACGGGATCCGCGTCTCCAGCGACGCCGCCGGGGTCTTCTTCTCGGTGGCCGCGGTCGCCGAGATGATGACGCTGGCGATCGACGAGCGCCGACTCGTCCGTCGGTCTTGCCGGATCGGCGTCCTGGTGGGCCTGGCCATCCTCATGAAGGCCTCCAACTTCGCGATCCTTCCCGCGATGGGCGTGGCCTGGATCCTCGCCGTGGCGCGGACCCGTCCCGCGCCGAGGGTGGCGTTCGGCTCGGTGGCGGCGATCGGCCTGATCCTCGGCGCCCTGATCGGACCGGACCTGGCGCACAACCTGAGCACCTACGGAATCGCGACCCCGATCCAGGAGGCGCTGGAGAATCGCGCGAAAGGCCGAGGATTCTCCGATATGTACCAGGCTTTCCGCGAGTTCCATCCGGTCGCCTACGGGCGATGGCTGTTCGGCCAGGGCCTGTTCGTCCAGGGCAACTGGTCGTTCGTCCTGCCGATCAGCGAGCTCACCGTGATGCACTGGCAGGTCCTGGAATTGGCGGCCCTCGGCCTGTGCTTCCCTGCGGCGGGCCTTGTCATCCGCAGGCTCATCGCGAGGGCTCGCAAGCGGCCCCTGGACGGTGTCGGCGGTTTGACGATGGGCTTCGACTCGCTCGCCGTCCCCCTGCTCTGCCTCGCCGTCTGCGTCGGCTTTCATGCCGGACTGGTCTACCACGCCCTCCAGTCGGCGCTGGCCTGGGGCGTCTCGACCACGGGCCCCTGGTACGCCTCGCCGGCGCTTCCGTGGTTCCTGGTTCTGATCGGCGTGGGGGCGAGTTGCTGGCACCGCTTCGTGGCCCCGGGATTTGTGGCCGCGATCGTCTTGCTCAGCATCGCCGCGGAACAGACCTCGTGGTTCGTCCAGATGCTCCCGGTGTATTCGGGCGGAGCGGAAGGGTGGGCGGCCCTGAGCCGGATCACCAGCCTCCAGGTCGGGTTCCTGTCGACCACCACCTGCATCCTGGCGACCATCGTCGGCCTGGGGCTTTTCCTGACCGCCGTGCGATCCATCTCCCTCGCCTCGGACGGCGTCGCGACCGAACCGGCGAGGCCGTCGTGGCTCACGATCGGCCGCAAGCGCGAGCGGGTCGACGCCAGCGCGGAGGGAGTTCCCGCTCCGGCCTGTCGGAAGGTCGCCGATCACGAATCTCCGACGGTCGGGGCCGTCGACCATGAGACCCGGCGCTGA
- a CDS encoding class I SAM-dependent methyltransferase produces the protein MIRPHDEDLAGAFDDQAPKFERAPVQSDPAALERLVRAAGFPAGALLLDAGCGPGLVSEAFLKAGDRVFGVDLSPVMIDRARARCGFAGDSARFLQGSIYEDGVAAEGPFDGAYSRYVLHHVLDPRAFLARQIELVRPGGLIVLGDHITSPDPALARRHQEFEVGRDRTHTRNLTGGELVDLFADAGLNDVHYQEEAFALDFDEWFDRGSPSESKQSLREALETGLDARGFRVAPGQGATIRIECVYAIVRGRRD, from the coding sequence ATGATTCGGCCCCACGATGAAGACCTGGCCGGGGCGTTCGACGACCAGGCCCCGAAGTTCGAGCGGGCCCCGGTGCAGAGCGATCCGGCGGCGCTCGAACGACTCGTCCGCGCCGCCGGCTTTCCGGCCGGGGCGCTCCTGCTCGACGCCGGCTGCGGCCCCGGTCTGGTGAGCGAGGCCTTCCTGAAAGCCGGGGATCGCGTGTTCGGCGTCGACCTCTCCCCGGTCATGATCGACCGCGCCCGCGCGCGATGCGGCTTCGCGGGAGACTCGGCGCGGTTCCTCCAGGGCTCGATTTACGAGGACGGCGTGGCGGCGGAGGGGCCGTTCGACGGGGCCTATTCGCGGTACGTGCTCCACCACGTCCTCGATCCCCGCGCGTTCCTCGCCCGCCAGATCGAGCTGGTCCGCCCCGGCGGCCTGATCGTCCTGGGTGATCACATCACCTCCCCGGACCCCGCGCTCGCGCGACGCCACCAGGAATTCGAGGTCGGCCGCGATCGGACCCACACCAGGAACCTGACCGGCGGCGAACTCGTCGATCTCTTCGCCGACGCCGGCCTGAACGACGTCCACTACCAGGAGGAGGCGTTCGCGCTCGACTTCGACGAGTGGTTCGACCGGGGTTCACCGAGCGAATCCAAGCAGAGCCTGCGTGAAGCCCTGGAGACCGGCCTCGACGCGCGAGGTTTCCGCGTCGCGCCGGGCCAGGGGGCGACGATCAGGATCGAGTGCGTGTACGCCATCGTCCGAGGTCGTCGGGACTGA
- a CDS encoding right-handed parallel beta-helix repeat-containing protein, whose product MTRAAKLTGALGRFCGAASWGRRATGRRARPTVPVMERVEDRVCLSGAGLIPGMGVAYPSGGSMVYYVDNDMNVSTDITRSFGSASDVPVVGDFTGTTLTTIGSYRPSTGVWSLDLRNDGSAVNIRFGGPQWKPVTGDVDGNGTTDLGLFDPNNGVWLFCTDLSGRTTKSFVYGGSPGDIALMEDFNHDGIDDPVIFNNGQWLVDTNSDRLPDQIFHFGGFAKGAIPLAFDLYGNHDPGLAVVAPQSNGQLMWYINPNRDGRSIGQYQYGANGSRPFTGNFATAGSLFVNPATGKDVAGAGTFGAPFRTINAAVAASSPGSTIRLMSGAYVENVQVVGKSDLKFVGTGLVSSVSYPTRGDGFFVYNSNNISFDDMWFASAGPEGRGVVVLASSVNTGLIRTNLTKWIGLLAGSENGRPATVNARYSQFNGVQTGSGVYLDNGANGTFYGVSASENGLASDYRADGGGLIVGGTSTAKIDRSSFVHNRHSGVILNTTARVEMSNSYSARSILGFGAILFNSSTGIFIGNTFAENGVTFGAATGMNGIEFAYNFTGHGYVQGNQFLNNTASGIYIGSAPNQIQIIGNYFSGNWSGVTMFGDQPRQSYAKIVRNYFATPADSPEVTFGVAGIGSRIHAVIGGPNGDGNLFDGFRDYLSINRNHGGGDPYLELGYPDFSISGNTYRRKGVIIPPSRAITPIN is encoded by the coding sequence ATGACGAGAGCGGCTAAGCTGACGGGGGCCCTGGGGCGGTTTTGCGGGGCGGCGTCCTGGGGACGACGGGCGACGGGCCGACGGGCGAGGCCCACAGTCCCGGTGATGGAGCGTGTGGAGGACCGGGTGTGCCTCTCGGGTGCGGGCTTGATCCCCGGCATGGGCGTCGCCTATCCCTCGGGCGGCTCGATGGTCTACTACGTCGACAACGACATGAACGTCTCGACCGACATCACCCGGAGCTTCGGATCGGCTTCCGACGTCCCGGTGGTCGGCGACTTCACCGGGACCACCCTCACCACCATCGGCTCCTATCGCCCGAGCACCGGCGTCTGGTCGCTCGATCTCCGGAACGACGGCTCCGCCGTGAACATCCGGTTCGGCGGGCCTCAGTGGAAGCCCGTGACGGGGGACGTGGACGGGAACGGGACGACGGACCTGGGACTTTTCGACCCCAACAACGGCGTCTGGCTGTTCTGCACCGACCTGAGCGGCCGGACGACGAAGAGCTTCGTCTACGGCGGTTCGCCGGGCGACATCGCGCTGATGGAGGACTTCAACCACGACGGGATCGACGACCCGGTCATTTTCAACAACGGCCAGTGGCTCGTCGACACCAACTCCGACCGGCTCCCGGATCAGATCTTCCACTTCGGCGGGTTCGCCAAGGGGGCGATCCCGTTGGCCTTCGACCTGTACGGGAATCACGACCCGGGCCTCGCCGTGGTCGCCCCCCAGTCGAACGGGCAGTTGATGTGGTACATCAACCCGAACCGCGACGGTCGCTCGATCGGCCAGTATCAGTACGGTGCGAACGGCAGCCGGCCGTTCACCGGCAACTTCGCGACGGCGGGCTCGCTGTTCGTCAACCCGGCGACCGGCAAGGACGTCGCGGGCGCGGGGACGTTCGGGGCGCCCTTCAGGACGATCAACGCGGCGGTCGCCGCCTCCTCGCCCGGCTCGACGATCCGCCTCATGTCGGGCGCCTACGTCGAGAACGTCCAGGTGGTCGGCAAGAGCGACCTCAAGTTCGTGGGGACCGGGCTGGTCTCCTCGGTGAGCTATCCCACGCGGGGCGACGGGTTCTTCGTCTACAACTCCAATAACATCTCGTTCGACGACATGTGGTTCGCCTCCGCCGGTCCCGAGGGGAGGGGGGTGGTCGTCCTTGCCTCGTCGGTGAACACGGGGCTGATCCGCACCAACCTGACGAAATGGATCGGGCTGCTGGCGGGGAGCGAGAACGGCCGTCCCGCGACGGTGAACGCGCGCTACAGCCAGTTCAACGGCGTCCAGACCGGCAGCGGCGTCTACCTGGACAATGGGGCCAACGGCACCTTCTACGGCGTCTCCGCCTCCGAAAACGGCCTGGCCAGCGACTACCGGGCCGACGGCGGCGGCCTGATCGTCGGAGGAACCTCGACGGCGAAGATCGACAGGTCGAGCTTCGTCCACAACCGCCATTCCGGCGTGATCCTCAACACGACCGCCCGGGTCGAGATGTCCAACTCCTACTCCGCGCGGAGCATCCTCGGCTTCGGCGCGATCCTGTTCAACAGCTCCACGGGCATCTTCATCGGCAACACCTTCGCCGAGAACGGCGTCACCTTCGGGGCGGCGACGGGGATGAACGGGATCGAGTTCGCCTACAACTTCACCGGCCACGGCTACGTCCAGGGGAACCAGTTCCTCAACAATACGGCCAGCGGCATCTACATCGGCAGCGCGCCGAATCAGATCCAGATCATCGGCAACTACTTCAGCGGCAACTGGTCGGGCGTGACGATGTTCGGCGATCAGCCCCGGCAGTCGTACGCCAAGATCGTCCGAAACTACTTCGCGACGCCGGCCGACTCCCCCGAGGTCACCTTCGGCGTCGCCGGGATCGGCAGTCGGATCCACGCGGTCATCGGCGGACCGAACGGCGACGGAAACCTGTTCGACGGTTTCCGCGACTACCTCTCCATCAACCGCAACCACGGCGGGGGCGATCCCTACCTGGAGTTGGGCTATCCGGACTTCTCGATCTCCGGCAACACCTACCGGCGCAAGGGGGTGATCATCCCGCCCTCCAGGGCCATCACCCCCATCAACTGA
- a CDS encoding CehA/McbA family metallohydrolase yields the protein MTPRARLVPPLIAGLVFSLSLVGGPRAVLAEILPIVADVEFQPLSAQARRVVQTLDLLGQPLSAEEKARIDAAVQAAEEGPGIKAIQEVLDAHCLIGVDVNPESRVKSIQGPASPRLVQGGWSVFLVKVHNEAGVTAELVVESPNAGPMHKQSTNSAEPKDTIHKADLIDRWCDVVMYRDRPLSRTLSGLPVEYRVLQIASRDAGRREAKLTFNVGQGSQDLGFRSDVDILFTCEPAVTVTLDVRDESDRPTTASFIFRDRLGRVYPSPSRRLAPDFFFHPQIYRADGETVSLPAGEFQVEYTRGPEYRLLTKSITVPKGSAHREAFKLERWIHLSKRNWFSGDHHVHAAGCAHYESPTEGVTPDDMWRHILGEDLDVGCVLSWGPCWYAQKAFFDGKVHRLSTPENLMRYDVEVSGFPSSHTGHLCLLRLKEDDYPGTTRIEEWPSWDLPVLKWGKEQGGVVGFSHSGWGLATKSIEIPNDEIPPFDGIGANEYIVDVVHDAVDFISAVDTPIPWELNIWYHTLNCGYRTRISGETDFPCIYGERVGLGRVYVKLDDGKLDFDRWCQGLKDGRSYVSDGKSHLIDFQVDDREVGEDGSEVKLLAPGTIKVRVKAAALLAETPSPETEAIRTRPIYVQPYWHVERARVGASRKVPVEVVVNGLPVERREIEADGSIQDLEFDVPVTKSSWVAVRIFPTSHTNPVFVTVGDKPIRASRKSAEWCLKSVDQCWSQKEPAIRESEKEAARQAYDVARDAYRKILSECEDDRPAADEKAAGGGEDR from the coding sequence ATGACGCCACGCGCGCGACTCGTCCCTCCACTCATCGCCGGGCTGGTCTTCTCGCTCTCACTCGTGGGCGGCCCGCGAGCCGTCCTCGCGGAGATTCTCCCAATCGTCGCCGACGTCGAGTTCCAACCCCTGAGCGCGCAGGCGCGTCGTGTGGTGCAGACGCTCGACCTGCTGGGCCAGCCGCTGAGTGCCGAGGAGAAGGCCCGGATCGACGCGGCCGTCCAGGCGGCCGAGGAAGGGCCGGGGATCAAGGCCATCCAGGAAGTGCTGGACGCGCACTGCCTGATCGGCGTCGACGTCAATCCGGAGAGCCGGGTCAAGTCGATCCAGGGTCCCGCCTCGCCCCGGTTGGTCCAGGGGGGCTGGAGCGTCTTCCTGGTCAAGGTCCACAACGAGGCCGGCGTCACCGCCGAGCTGGTCGTCGAGAGCCCCAACGCGGGCCCGATGCACAAGCAGTCGACCAACAGCGCGGAGCCGAAGGACACGATCCACAAGGCCGACCTGATCGATCGCTGGTGCGACGTCGTGATGTACCGCGACCGTCCGCTGTCGCGTACCCTTTCGGGACTGCCGGTGGAGTATCGGGTGTTGCAAATCGCCAGCCGCGACGCCGGACGTCGCGAGGCGAAGCTGACGTTCAACGTCGGCCAGGGGAGCCAGGATCTGGGCTTCCGCAGCGACGTCGACATCCTCTTCACCTGCGAGCCCGCCGTGACGGTGACGCTCGACGTCCGCGACGAGTCCGATAGGCCGACCACGGCCTCGTTCATCTTCCGCGACCGCCTGGGGAGGGTTTATCCATCGCCCAGCCGCCGGCTCGCCCCGGACTTCTTCTTCCATCCCCAGATCTACCGGGCCGACGGCGAGACCGTGTCGCTCCCCGCCGGCGAGTTCCAGGTCGAGTACACCCGAGGCCCGGAGTACCGCCTGCTCACGAAATCCATCACCGTGCCCAAGGGGAGCGCCCATCGCGAGGCGTTCAAGCTTGAACGCTGGATCCACCTTTCGAAGCGGAACTGGTTCTCGGGCGACCACCACGTCCACGCCGCCGGGTGCGCCCACTATGAGAGCCCGACCGAAGGCGTGACGCCCGACGACATGTGGCGGCACATCCTGGGCGAGGATCTCGACGTCGGCTGCGTCCTGAGCTGGGGGCCTTGCTGGTACGCCCAGAAGGCGTTCTTCGACGGCAAGGTGCACAGGCTGTCCACCCCGGAGAACCTGATGCGGTACGACGTGGAGGTCTCCGGCTTCCCCTCGTCGCACACGGGCCACCTCTGCCTGCTCCGGCTCAAGGAGGACGACTATCCCGGCACCACGCGCATCGAGGAATGGCCGAGCTGGGACCTTCCCGTCCTGAAGTGGGGGAAGGAACAGGGGGGCGTCGTCGGCTTTTCGCACTCGGGCTGGGGGCTGGCGACTAAATCGATCGAGATCCCCAACGACGAGATCCCGCCGTTCGACGGGATCGGCGCCAACGAGTACATCGTCGACGTGGTCCATGACGCCGTCGACTTCATCTCGGCCGTCGACACCCCGATCCCCTGGGAGCTCAACATCTGGTATCACACGCTCAACTGTGGATATCGCACGCGGATCAGCGGCGAGACCGACTTCCCCTGCATCTACGGCGAGCGGGTCGGCCTGGGTCGCGTGTACGTCAAGCTCGACGACGGCAAGCTCGACTTCGACCGTTGGTGCCAGGGGTTGAAGGACGGCCGCTCCTACGTCTCGGACGGCAAGAGCCACCTGATCGACTTCCAGGTCGACGACCGCGAGGTCGGCGAGGACGGGAGCGAGGTCAAGCTCCTCGCACCGGGGACGATCAAGGTCCGCGTGAAGGCCGCCGCACTCCTCGCCGAGACCCCTTCGCCCGAGACCGAAGCGATCCGGACCCGACCGATCTACGTCCAGCCCTACTGGCACGTCGAGCGGGCCCGGGTGGGGGCGTCGCGCAAGGTCCCCGTCGAGGTGGTCGTCAACGGCCTGCCGGTCGAGCGCCGGGAGATCGAGGCCGACGGCTCCATCCAGGATCTGGAATTCGACGTTCCGGTGACGAAGTCGAGCTGGGTGGCGGTGCGCATCTTCCCCACGTCGCACACCAACCCGGTCTTCGTCACGGTCGGAGACAAGCCGATCCGGGCGTCGAGGAAGTCGGCCGAATGGTGCCTGAAGTCGGTCGACCAGTGCTGGTCTCAGAAGGAGCCGGCGATCCGCGAGTCCGAGAAGGAGGCCGCGCGCCAGGCTTACGACGTCGCACGCGACGCCTACCGCAAGATCCTGTCGGAGTGCGAGGACGATCGGCCGGCGGCCGACGAGAAGGCCGCCGGTGGAGGAGAGGATCGATGA